The Ignavibacteriales bacterium genome includes a region encoding these proteins:
- a CDS encoding trypsin-like peptidase domain-containing protein — protein sequence MKKNFLVLSFVLVIPLAIGIGIGYTIKPSSAASRETDAAFDAAFPTTVRVQDKSGSEQDQLGGSRRNAITRAIAKVSPATVGINVTEVHEQQVDPFLRQFFGNDPFFRQFVNPQPYKVQNLGSGVIISPDGYIVTNYHVAGNAKEITVTFVGGKKLKAKLVGADPVSDIALLKVEGTDLAFANLGTSDDIVIGEWAIALGNPFGLFEINDKPTVTVGVISSVGMNLGRQGNAVYRDMIETDAAINGGNSGGPLVNSNGDVVGINTLIFTGGVSQAFVGYGFAIPVNKVKKIVADLRKKGQVTRDIYTGFEAQEVDARVARYFGMTEVKGIIVSDVAKGGPAEKTDLRVGDIILETNGMKVNNADDFSSILSDASAGDMLKLKVFREKKMITLDLKLTKKP from the coding sequence ATGAAGAAGAACTTCCTCGTACTCTCGTTCGTGTTGGTGATTCCCCTGGCGATTGGAATCGGAATCGGCTACACGATAAAGCCCTCTTCCGCTGCTTCCCGGGAGACGGACGCGGCATTTGACGCTGCCTTTCCGACGACAGTCCGCGTTCAGGACAAGTCAGGCAGCGAGCAGGATCAGCTCGGAGGCTCACGCAGGAACGCCATCACGCGCGCCATCGCGAAGGTGAGTCCGGCGACCGTCGGTATCAACGTGACGGAAGTCCACGAGCAGCAAGTCGATCCATTCCTGAGACAGTTCTTCGGCAATGATCCGTTTTTCCGGCAGTTCGTCAATCCCCAGCCATACAAAGTTCAGAACCTCGGCTCAGGAGTCATTATCTCACCGGACGGCTATATTGTTACAAACTACCATGTTGCCGGAAACGCCAAGGAAATCACCGTGACGTTTGTCGGCGGGAAGAAATTGAAGGCCAAACTCGTCGGTGCCGATCCGGTGAGCGACATCGCGCTCCTGAAGGTTGAAGGCACCGATCTTGCGTTCGCCAACCTCGGCACCTCTGATGACATCGTCATCGGCGAGTGGGCGATTGCGCTTGGCAACCCTTTCGGATTGTTCGAGATCAATGACAAGCCGACTGTCACTGTGGGAGTCATCAGTTCCGTTGGCATGAATCTTGGCAGGCAGGGCAATGCCGTGTACCGGGATATGATCGAAACCGATGCCGCTATCAACGGAGGTAACAGCGGCGGACCGCTCGTAAACAGCAATGGCGATGTCGTGGGCATCAACACGCTCATCTTCACGGGCGGCGTGAGCCAGGCATTTGTTGGTTATGGATTCGCCATCCCCGTAAACAAGGTCAAGAAAATCGTGGCCGATCTTCGGAAAAAGGGGCAGGTCACGCGCGATATCTACACCGGGTTCGAAGCGCAGGAAGTGGATGCCCGCGTCGCACGGTATTTCGGGATGACCGAAGTCAAAGGAATTATCGTGAGCGACGTGGCAAAAGGAGGGCCGGCGGAAAAGACCGATCTCCGCGTAGGAGATATTATCCTGGAGACAAACGGGATGAAGGTCAACAACGCGGACGATTTCTCTTCAATCCTTTCTGACGCCAGCGCGGGGGACATGTTGAAGCTCAAGGTTTTCCGCGAAAAGAAGATGATTACTCTCGATCTGAAATTGACAAAGAAACCATAG
- a CDS encoding glycerol-3-phosphate acyltransferase, translated as MLEVVATFVVSYLVGSIPVGQLIVRRKADVDILESGSGRSGGFNAFVVTKSKYIGILVGALDALKGFLVVLAAGVVFPQSLLHDCVSLFGVITGHNYPVWTKFRGGRGLSTAAGGMFILGFSYTIVWCMIWFLTKVGLKRDILVSNITAIMLTPPVLWLLPWDMIRGLLVGQFDQWTFLFFSCTLSMVLLLSHIDAMTEIWKGSETEHTNDSTPQS; from the coding sequence GTGCTCGAAGTTGTTGCGACCTTCGTCGTAAGCTATCTCGTTGGTTCCATCCCGGTCGGCCAATTGATCGTCCGTAGGAAGGCAGACGTAGATATTCTCGAATCGGGCAGCGGACGATCTGGCGGGTTCAACGCCTTCGTTGTCACCAAATCAAAGTATATCGGTATCCTCGTTGGCGCTTTGGATGCTCTCAAGGGGTTCCTTGTCGTTCTTGCGGCTGGTGTCGTGTTTCCGCAATCGCTCCTGCACGACTGCGTTTCTTTATTTGGAGTTATCACCGGTCACAACTATCCGGTCTGGACGAAGTTCAGGGGGGGGAGAGGGCTCTCGACCGCCGCTGGCGGCATGTTCATCCTCGGTTTCAGCTATACGATTGTCTGGTGCATGATTTGGTTTCTGACGAAAGTTGGTCTCAAACGCGACATACTTGTCTCGAACATCACCGCGATCATGCTGACGCCCCCGGTTCTCTGGCTGCTTCCATGGGATATGATTCGCGGGCTTCTTGTCGGGCAATTCGATCAATGGACGTTTCTCTTTTTTTCCTGCACACTGAGTATGGTACTGCTCCTGAGCCACATCGATGCCATGACCGAAATCTGGAAAGGCTCAGAGACGGAGCACACGAATGACTCCACACCTCAATCATAA
- a CDS encoding NAD(P)H-dependent glycerol-3-phosphate dehydrogenase, translating to MKITVLGAGSWGTTLALVLHGNGHEVTLWCYTHEQAELMREKHENPEFLPGVPLPPNLKYSSDIESASVRRDMIVMAVPSQYLRSVIQRIAHLDLEQTAICNVAKGIENSTLMTMSEVLIDVLKHERKENLAILSGPSHAEEVSRQIPTAVVASSFKEKTSKIVQDAFTTNYFRVYVNDDIRGVELGGSLKNVIAVAAGISDGAGFGDNTKAAIMTRGIYEITRLGVKLGAQARTFAGLSGMGDLIVTCMSHHSRNRYLGEQLGKGRKLKEVLAEMVMVAEGVATARSVRDLEKKYDIDLPIMTEVHKVLFEDKDPQKATIDLMTRHAKGE from the coding sequence ATGAAAATCACTGTCCTCGGAGCAGGTAGTTGGGGCACTACCCTTGCCTTGGTATTGCACGGCAACGGCCACGAGGTCACGCTCTGGTGCTATACGCATGAACAGGCCGAGCTCATGCGTGAGAAGCATGAAAACCCCGAGTTCCTCCCCGGTGTTCCCCTTCCCCCCAATCTGAAGTACTCGAGCGACATCGAATCGGCCTCTGTGCGACGGGACATGATTGTGATGGCAGTCCCTTCTCAATACCTCCGTTCGGTGATCCAGAGGATCGCTCATCTCGACCTTGAACAGACGGCGATCTGTAACGTGGCCAAAGGAATTGAAAACTCAACGCTGATGACGATGTCCGAAGTGCTCATCGACGTTCTCAAACACGAGAGGAAGGAGAACCTCGCAATCCTCTCCGGCCCAAGTCACGCAGAAGAAGTTTCCAGGCAGATCCCTACGGCAGTCGTGGCTTCGTCGTTCAAGGAGAAGACCTCGAAAATCGTTCAGGATGCCTTCACCACGAACTATTTCCGCGTGTATGTCAATGATGACATCAGGGGTGTCGAGTTGGGAGGATCACTCAAAAATGTGATCGCGGTCGCTGCCGGCATCAGCGACGGAGCTGGATTTGGCGACAACACCAAGGCCGCAATCATGACGCGCGGAATCTATGAGATCACACGCTTGGGCGTGAAGCTCGGAGCGCAGGCGAGGACGTTTGCCGGTCTCTCGGGGATGGGGGACCTCATCGTTACGTGCATGAGCCACCATAGCCGTAATCGGTATCTCGGGGAACAGCTGGGAAAAGGTCGCAAGCTGAAAGAAGTTCTCGCTGAAATGGTTATGGTTGCCGAAGGCGTTGCCACAGCTAGGTCTGTTCGCGATCTTGAGAAGAAGTACGATATCGACCTCCCCATCATGACCGAGGTTCACAAGGTTCTCTTTGAGGACAAAGATCCACAGAAAGCTACAATTGACTTGATGACCCGCCATGCGAAAGGGGAATAA
- the plsY gene encoding glycerol-3-phosphate 1-O-acyltransferase PlsY: MINLAIVILLSYVIGSIPTSIMLSKWKHGFDIRTKGSGNAGGTNVFRVLGWKSGVLVMAVDMGKGVIATALISRLFWDPTLPFYNRTPFDDFTIIQMICGGAAIVGHIWTIFAGFKGGKGIATGAGMLIGVAPTEAAISIGVFFLVFLVYKYVSLGSIAAAVAFPLSLFVRHNIFGDEIQSYRTLIVFSLSVASLLLYSHRHNIKRLIDGTEKKITSFTRKKVRETSSQL; this comes from the coding sequence ATGATCAATCTCGCTATCGTCATTCTCCTGAGCTATGTCATAGGCTCCATTCCGACGAGCATTATGCTCTCGAAGTGGAAGCACGGTTTTGACATCCGGACGAAGGGGAGCGGGAATGCCGGTGGCACCAATGTCTTCCGCGTGCTCGGATGGAAATCGGGCGTGCTGGTGATGGCAGTCGACATGGGCAAAGGTGTTATCGCAACCGCATTGATTTCAAGACTTTTCTGGGACCCGACGCTTCCGTTCTACAACAGGACGCCCTTCGATGATTTCACCATCATTCAAATGATCTGTGGTGGCGCTGCGATCGTCGGTCACATATGGACGATATTCGCAGGCTTCAAGGGTGGAAAAGGAATCGCGACCGGTGCAGGAATGCTGATCGGCGTCGCGCCTACCGAAGCCGCAATCTCTATCGGGGTTTTCTTTCTCGTATTCCTGGTCTATAAGTACGTTTCTTTGGGCTCCATTGCCGCTGCTGTCGCATTTCCGCTCTCGTTGTTTGTGCGGCACAACATCTTTGGTGACGAGATCCAGAGTTACAGGACGTTGATTGTTTTCAGCCTGTCCGTTGCCAGCCTGTTGCTGTATTCGCACCGCCACAATATTAAGCGTTTGATAGACGGGACCGAGAAGAAGATCACAAGCTTCACTCGGAAGAAGGTTCGGGAAACCAGTTCCCAGCTGTAG
- the ispD gene encoding 2-C-methyl-D-erythritol 4-phosphate cytidylyltransferase, which produces MPKTRPKTFAIVPAAGSGKRLGGSVKKQFLVLRDKPIIVHTLQRFEHCTDIDEIAVAVPEQSIAEMESLISRYRLHKVSMVTVGGEKRQDSVFNALRRFTFKPTDIVLVHDGVRPFIESKRIGQLVRTCREHEAAVLAVQPKDTIRRSRGGEFFDQTLDRNALWLVQTPQAFRAEVLMKAFKQAKQDRFYGTDESGLVERIGVKVKIVEGSYDNIKITTQEDIDLGGLILERWKAKGLM; this is translated from the coding sequence ATGCCGAAAACAAGGCCAAAAACTTTCGCAATCGTTCCTGCTGCGGGATCGGGAAAGCGTCTCGGCGGATCCGTCAAGAAGCAGTTCCTCGTTCTCCGGGACAAGCCGATCATTGTGCATACGTTGCAGCGTTTTGAGCATTGCACGGACATTGACGAGATCGCGGTCGCAGTGCCGGAACAGTCAATAGCCGAAATGGAGTCGCTGATATCTCGCTACCGCCTGCACAAAGTCAGCATGGTCACTGTCGGCGGCGAGAAGAGGCAGGATTCTGTGTTCAATGCCCTGCGGCGGTTCACTTTCAAACCTACGGATATCGTCCTGGTACACGACGGGGTGAGGCCGTTCATTGAATCGAAACGCATCGGGCAGCTTGTCAGGACCTGCAGGGAACATGAGGCGGCTGTGCTTGCCGTCCAGCCGAAGGACACAATACGGCGGTCACGGGGGGGCGAGTTCTTTGACCAAACACTCGACCGGAATGCCCTGTGGCTTGTCCAGACTCCTCAGGCGTTCAGAGCTGAAGTACTCATGAAAGCGTTCAAGCAGGCGAAGCAAGATCGTTTTTACGGAACAGACGAATCGGGTCTTGTTGAACGAATTGGTGTCAAGGTGAAAATCGTTGAGGGATCATACGATAACATCAAGATAACCACACAGGAAGATATCGATCTTGGTGGTTTGATTCTCGAACGGTGGAAAGCAAAAGGGCTCATGTGA
- the queA gene encoding tRNA preQ1(34) S-adenosylmethionine ribosyltransferase-isomerase QueA, whose translation MKLSDFKYPLPRNLIAKFPAKPRDHSRVMVLNRADESIDDRKFYEIVDHLNKGDCLVVNETKVFQARLFGKKEKTNAKIEVFLLRELNAEENIWDVIVDPARKVRIGNKIFFDNGKLWCEVIDNTTSRGRTVRFNHKGDFFKIIERIGITPLPYYIKRDASEKDKDSYQTVYARVLGAVAAPTAGLHFTKQLLKKIESKGVKIVPVLLHVGLGSFRAVEVEDLTKHKMDSEYYEITPEAAHTINKVIDSKHNVFVVGTSTCRALESSVTSDGHLKPSKGWTDKFLFPPYDFKIADKLITNFHLPESTLLMLTSAFAGHDFVMRAYKRGIKDGYRFYSYGDAMLIL comes from the coding sequence ATGAAACTCTCTGATTTCAAATATCCTTTGCCGCGTAATCTGATAGCAAAGTTTCCTGCGAAGCCGCGCGATCACTCCCGCGTCATGGTGCTCAACCGTGCCGACGAGTCGATCGATGATCGGAAGTTCTATGAGATCGTGGACCATCTGAACAAAGGGGACTGCCTGGTTGTCAATGAGACCAAAGTGTTCCAGGCGAGGTTGTTTGGGAAGAAGGAGAAGACCAACGCAAAGATCGAAGTGTTCCTTCTGCGTGAGCTGAACGCCGAAGAGAATATCTGGGATGTGATTGTTGATCCCGCGCGAAAGGTGCGCATCGGAAACAAGATCTTTTTTGACAACGGGAAACTCTGGTGTGAAGTTATCGACAATACCACGTCCCGCGGCCGGACTGTCCGGTTCAATCACAAAGGCGACTTCTTCAAGATTATCGAGAGAATAGGCATCACACCGCTTCCGTACTACATCAAGCGCGACGCGTCGGAGAAAGACAAGGATTCATACCAGACAGTGTATGCCAGGGTCCTGGGGGCAGTGGCCGCCCCGACAGCGGGGCTCCATTTCACGAAACAGCTCCTGAAGAAGATCGAGAGCAAAGGAGTCAAGATCGTGCCGGTGCTCCTCCACGTGGGACTCGGTTCATTCAGGGCAGTCGAGGTGGAAGACCTGACCAAGCACAAGATGGACTCGGAGTACTACGAAATTACGCCAGAGGCGGCGCACACAATCAACAAAGTGATCGATTCAAAACACAACGTGTTTGTCGTTGGCACGAGCACGTGTCGGGCGCTCGAATCCAGTGTTACTTCCGACGGTCACCTGAAGCCCTCGAAAGGATGGACGGACAAATTTCTCTTCCCTCCATATGATTTCAAGATCGCCGACAAACTCATCACGAACTTCCACCTCCCAGAGTCGACATTGCTGATGCTCACCAGTGCATTTGCAGGGCACGACTTTGTGATGCGCGCCTACAAACGCGGGATCAAGGATGGGTATCGCTTCTACAGTTATGGCGATGCCATGCTGATTCTGTAA
- the ppdK gene encoding pyruvate, phosphate dikinase has translation MAKSKKYVYFFGGGKADGNESMKELLGGKGANLAEMAGHPNLRLPVPPGFTISTEVCVHYLANKRKYPNELKAQLQIALGKVEKLMGKKFGDPKNPLLVSVRSGARKSMPGMMETVLNVGLSEKTISGLVALTKNERFVYDAYRRLIMMYSDVVMEKAAGIEPKDGKGIRKVLDERLEQVKHSKGYKIDTELTIEDLKSLVVEFKEIIKATLGKPFPDDPYEQLWGGVGAVFSSWNGKRAFEYRRIERIPDEWGTAVTVQTMVFGNMGDDCATGGAFSRNPGNGENQFYGEYLINAQGEDVVAGIRTPGPINEYSKNDQSRTLPTLHEIMPKLYNELDANKRRLEKHYKDMQDIEFTIEKGRLFMLQCRVGKRNGVAAVRMATDMVKEKLIDEHTALLRVAPGQLVELLLPMLDPKVELTTAPIAKGLPAGPGGAKGRAVFTSEDAVAWAARGEKVILVREETSPEDVDGMHKAQAILTSKGGMTSHAALVARGWGKCCIVGCSDIEVGDDKKSFKTKKGTVIKEGEWISLNGTTGVVYEGGLPLVDVDIEHNKSYADLMKMVDKVRVLRIRTNADTPKDSAKAIQFGAEGIGLFRTEHMFYGEGSDKSLFLLRKMIMSRTIEERRRALDELFPFVKSDIKATLEVMDGRPVTIRLLDPPLHEFVPHSEDKLQALAKELGVNMAELHKRAESLRENNPMLGHRGVRLGVTYPEITEMQIRAILEAAGELVKEGKKANPEIMVPVTCHVNELNNQKVIVDRVYPEVCAKLGVKKIPFLYGTMIEIPRAALTANRMAETAEFFSYGTNDLTQMGFGFSRDDIGSFLPDYLSAKILPVDPFQSIDQEGIGELIKIGIERGRSTRPHLKVGICGEHGGDPESVKFCHRVGMDYVSCSPFRVPIARLAAAHAALESKKAAGGKKAGRK, from the coding sequence ATGGCAAAATCCAAAAAATACGTGTATTTCTTCGGCGGCGGAAAAGCTGACGGGAATGAATCCATGAAGGAGCTGCTCGGAGGCAAGGGGGCCAATCTCGCTGAGATGGCAGGCCATCCGAATCTGCGTCTTCCGGTACCCCCGGGCTTCACGATCTCAACGGAAGTGTGCGTGCATTACCTCGCGAACAAGCGAAAGTACCCCAACGAGCTCAAGGCCCAGCTTCAGATCGCGCTCGGCAAGGTCGAGAAACTCATGGGGAAGAAGTTTGGCGACCCGAAGAACCCGCTGCTCGTATCTGTCCGCTCCGGTGCACGGAAGTCAATGCCCGGAATGATGGAAACGGTGCTGAACGTTGGTTTGAGCGAAAAGACTATCAGCGGTCTTGTGGCGCTGACGAAGAACGAACGCTTTGTGTATGATGCCTATCGCCGCCTCATTATGATGTATTCCGACGTAGTGATGGAAAAGGCGGCTGGCATCGAGCCGAAAGACGGCAAAGGGATTCGCAAAGTGCTCGATGAAAGACTCGAACAAGTCAAGCACAGCAAGGGATATAAGATCGACACGGAACTTACGATCGAAGATCTCAAATCGCTGGTCGTGGAGTTCAAAGAGATAATCAAAGCGACACTCGGTAAGCCGTTCCCCGACGATCCGTACGAGCAGCTTTGGGGGGGCGTCGGCGCAGTGTTTTCGAGCTGGAACGGAAAGCGCGCGTTTGAATACCGCCGTATCGAGCGGATCCCCGACGAGTGGGGAACTGCCGTCACGGTGCAGACGATGGTGTTTGGAAACATGGGCGATGATTGCGCCACCGGCGGTGCATTCAGCCGCAACCCGGGTAACGGTGAGAACCAGTTCTACGGTGAGTACCTGATCAACGCACAGGGCGAAGACGTCGTTGCCGGAATCCGGACGCCCGGTCCGATCAATGAGTATTCGAAGAATGATCAGAGCCGCACTCTGCCCACGCTGCACGAGATCATGCCGAAGTTGTACAATGAACTCGATGCGAACAAACGCCGCCTCGAAAAGCACTACAAAGACATGCAGGATATCGAATTCACGATTGAAAAAGGCAGGCTGTTCATGCTGCAATGCCGCGTCGGCAAACGCAATGGAGTCGCCGCTGTTCGCATGGCGACGGACATGGTGAAGGAGAAGCTGATCGATGAGCACACCGCTCTGCTGCGCGTCGCACCGGGCCAGTTGGTAGAGCTCTTGCTGCCGATGCTGGACCCGAAAGTGGAATTGACCACAGCGCCAATTGCAAAAGGGCTGCCCGCAGGTCCTGGCGGAGCGAAGGGCCGTGCAGTGTTTACCTCTGAGGATGCAGTGGCATGGGCGGCACGGGGTGAGAAGGTGATCCTCGTTCGTGAGGAAACCTCTCCGGAAGATGTCGACGGCATGCATAAAGCGCAGGCAATTCTGACGAGCAAAGGAGGCATGACCTCTCACGCAGCGCTCGTGGCTCGTGGCTGGGGCAAGTGCTGCATCGTCGGTTGCAGCGACATCGAAGTCGGTGATGACAAGAAGTCCTTCAAGACGAAGAAGGGAACGGTGATAAAGGAGGGCGAATGGATAAGCCTGAATGGCACCACGGGCGTTGTTTATGAAGGTGGGCTTCCGCTGGTCGATGTGGACATCGAGCACAACAAGTCGTATGCCGATCTGATGAAAATGGTCGACAAGGTTCGCGTGTTGCGCATTCGGACCAACGCTGACACACCGAAGGACAGCGCAAAGGCAATCCAGTTCGGTGCCGAAGGCATCGGCCTCTTCCGGACGGAGCACATGTTCTACGGTGAAGGGAGCGACAAGTCGCTCTTTCTCCTCCGCAAGATGATCATGAGCCGCACGATCGAAGAACGCCGCCGGGCGCTCGATGAACTCTTCCCGTTCGTCAAGAGCGATATCAAGGCGACGTTGGAGGTCATGGACGGACGTCCGGTGACCATCCGTCTGCTCGATCCTCCGTTGCACGAGTTTGTTCCGCACAGCGAGGACAAACTGCAGGCGCTGGCGAAAGAACTCGGCGTGAATATGGCCGAGCTCCACAAGCGTGCGGAATCACTTCGTGAAAACAACCCGATGCTCGGTCATCGCGGCGTTCGTCTCGGAGTCACCTATCCGGAAATCACCGAAATGCAGATTCGGGCTATCCTCGAGGCGGCAGGCGAGCTCGTAAAAGAAGGCAAGAAGGCCAATCCCGAGATCATGGTGCCGGTGACGTGCCACGTGAACGAGTTGAACAACCAGAAAGTCATTGTCGACAGGGTCTACCCTGAAGTCTGTGCGAAGCTCGGTGTGAAGAAAATCCCGTTCCTGTACGGGACGATGATCGAAATCCCCCGTGCAGCGCTGACCGCGAACCGTATGGCGGAGACGGCGGAGTTCTTCAGCTATGGCACGAATGACCTGACGCAGATGGGTTTCGGATTCTCGCGCGATGACATCGGCAGCTTCCTGCCCGATTATCTGAGCGCGAAAATTCTCCCCGTCGATCCGTTCCAGTCAATCGACCAGGAAGGCATCGGCGAGCTGATCAAGATCGGCATCGAACGAGGCCGCTCGACGCGTCCGCACCTGAAAGTCGGTATCTGCGGCGAACATGGTGGCGACCCTGAGAGCGTCAAATTCTGCCATCGTGTCGGCATGGACTACGTCAGTTGCTCACCGTTCCGCGTGCCGATCGCACGTCTCGCCGCTGCGCATGCAGCGCTCGAGTCGAAGAAGGCCGCTGGCGGCAAGAAGGCAGGCAGGAAGTAA
- a CDS encoding gamma-glutamyl-gamma-aminobutyrate hydrolase family protein (Members of this family of hydrolases with an active site Cys residue belong to MEROPS family C26.), producing MKIGITDTLKPNLAFYSDWLKSVNPGIECRVMSHVRKNVEEVNSVDGLLLTGGGDVDPKYYGIDDALGKSKDVSSARDEFEFNAIELALDQNLPILGICRGMQVMNVYLGGTLILDLPSAGFENHARDKSYSPDHQVHVDGQSVLRDVARCEVLDVNSSHHQAVHRLGKGLMANAVSPDGTIEGAEWIIKDRMPFLMLVQWHPERMEHTANSPASRALAERFLQEVQHMITTKHSNTASHLIEK from the coding sequence ATGAAAATCGGAATAACGGACACGTTGAAGCCAAACCTTGCTTTCTATTCAGATTGGCTCAAGAGCGTGAACCCGGGAATTGAATGTAGAGTGATGTCCCACGTGCGGAAGAATGTCGAAGAAGTGAATTCTGTCGACGGGCTTCTGCTCACGGGGGGCGGCGACGTAGACCCCAAGTACTATGGCATCGATGATGCGCTCGGCAAGTCGAAAGACGTGAGCAGCGCGCGCGATGAGTTTGAATTCAATGCCATCGAACTGGCCCTCGATCAGAATCTTCCCATCTTGGGAATCTGCCGGGGAATGCAGGTCATGAATGTGTATCTCGGTGGGACTCTCATTCTGGATCTTCCGTCGGCCGGATTTGAGAATCACGCCCGGGATAAGAGCTATTCTCCAGACCATCAGGTCCACGTCGATGGTCAGTCAGTCCTGCGGGACGTGGCACGCTGTGAGGTCCTCGACGTCAATTCGTCCCACCATCAGGCGGTTCATCGCCTCGGGAAAGGACTGATGGCGAACGCGGTGTCGCCGGACGGAACCATCGAGGGGGCAGAGTGGATTATCAAAGATCGTATGCCGTTTCTCATGCTCGTGCAATGGCATCCGGAACGAATGGAGCACACAGCCAACAGCCCCGCATCGAGGGCCCTGGCTGAGAGGTTCTTACAGGAAGTGCAACACATGATCACAACAAAACACTCGAATACTGCTTCACACCTAATCGAGAAATAA
- the lpxK gene encoding tetraacyldisaccharide 4'-kinase, which translates to MRPLLLPCSYLFGVGVVIRNWLFDIGVLRSQSVGVPVISVGNLSAGGVGKTPFVELLVRKLTHKGRNVAVVSRGYKRATTGTVVVSNGSVRCAEASDSGDEPAQMALKLGGTVVIVDEQRVRGAQYAVDKFGVTAIVLDDGFQHRYIRRDADIVIMSAEEVHNPGWLLPAGNRREPLASLRRASLVAISRCESVLHYEEALRSLRQWTNKPSIGLATKVSACRKASTRFSIDLAGLKGKTVLAFSGIGNPKSFRKTLDALGVLVKTHVEFPDHHPYDGSELKKLEEEGRALGVDFLITTEKDVARFDMNNAAHTAFLEQAALYFVEIEQIILQGEPDLNGLLERF; encoded by the coding sequence ATGCGGCCACTCTTGCTGCCATGTTCGTACCTCTTCGGCGTTGGCGTGGTCATTCGTAACTGGTTATTTGACATCGGGGTCTTGCGGAGTCAATCGGTCGGTGTTCCTGTCATCTCCGTCGGGAATCTGTCCGCAGGCGGCGTCGGGAAAACGCCGTTCGTCGAACTCCTGGTGAGAAAACTGACACACAAAGGCAGGAACGTCGCGGTGGTGAGCAGGGGATACAAGCGTGCGACGACAGGCACGGTGGTGGTTAGCAACGGAAGTGTTCGGTGTGCGGAAGCTTCTGATTCGGGAGACGAGCCGGCGCAGATGGCGTTGAAACTTGGCGGGACCGTCGTCATTGTGGACGAACAGCGGGTCCGGGGAGCGCAGTACGCAGTGGACAAGTTCGGTGTGACCGCGATCGTGCTCGACGATGGATTCCAGCACCGCTACATCAGGCGTGATGCGGACATCGTCATCATGTCTGCGGAGGAGGTCCATAACCCCGGATGGCTTTTGCCGGCCGGCAACCGGAGAGAACCTCTCGCGTCCCTGCGGCGCGCATCGCTGGTTGCTATCTCGCGATGCGAGAGCGTCCTGCACTACGAGGAAGCGCTCCGTTCTCTGAGACAATGGACCAACAAGCCGTCGATCGGACTTGCGACGAAAGTTTCGGCGTGCAGAAAAGCAAGCACGAGATTCAGTATCGATCTCGCAGGACTCAAGGGAAAGACAGTGCTGGCGTTTTCCGGTATCGGAAACCCGAAGTCGTTCCGGAAAACACTTGACGCCCTCGGGGTTCTCGTGAAAACACATGTTGAGTTCCCTGATCATCACCCGTACGATGGAAGTGAGCTCAAGAAACTGGAAGAGGAGGGGCGGGCCCTTGGTGTGGATTTTCTGATCACGACTGAGAAAGATGTCGCCCGGTTCGATATGAACAACGCGGCGCATACTGCTTTTCTTGAGCAGGCCGCCCTGTACTTCGTGGAGATCGAGCAGATTATTCTGCAAGGGGAGCCTGATCTGAACGGACTGCTTGAGAGATTCTAA